The following are from one region of the Roseobacter fucihabitans genome:
- a CDS encoding ABC transporter ATP-binding protein, which translates to MSALLEVKDLRVSFRQDGALTEAVKGVSFFVERGETVALVGESGSGKSVSALSTVSLLGDSAEVTGSVTYDGQQMIGADETRLRKVRGNDISFIFQEPMTSLNPLHTIEKQLGESLALHQGLAGAAARARILELLEQVGIQDAESRIGSYPHQLSGGQRQRVMIAMALANEPDVLIADEPTTALDVTIQAQILDLLKDLKDRLGMGLLFITHDLGIVRRIADRVCVMQKGEIVETGSTREIFDNPQHPYTKKLLGAEPSGAPAPIAADAEIIAKTDNLKIWFPIQAGLLRRTVGHVKAVNDASLTVRAGETIGIVGESGSGKTTLALAIMRLIASEGQIEFMGQDVRQWSTRQLRGLRKDMQIVFQDPFGSLSPRMTCAQIISEGLSIHKVDADRDERDLVREVMVEVGLDPATMDRYPHEFSGGQRQRIAIARAMVLRPRLLVLDEPTSALDMTVQVQIVDLLRNLQKKYGLAYIFISHDLNVVRAMSHQVMVMKRGDVVETGDVDAIFDRPAHEYTRTLLHATA; encoded by the coding sequence ATGAGCGCCCTTCTCGAGGTCAAGGACCTGCGCGTCAGTTTTCGTCAGGACGGCGCTTTGACGGAAGCGGTCAAAGGCGTGAGCTTTTTCGTGGAGCGCGGCGAGACCGTGGCATTGGTCGGCGAGTCTGGCTCGGGCAAATCCGTCTCCGCGCTTTCGACCGTGTCCCTGCTCGGTGACAGCGCGGAAGTCACCGGTTCCGTCACCTATGACGGCCAGCAGATGATCGGAGCGGACGAGACCCGGCTGCGCAAGGTACGCGGCAATGACATCAGCTTCATTTTCCAAGAGCCGATGACCTCGCTTAACCCGTTGCATACAATCGAAAAGCAACTGGGGGAAAGCCTCGCGCTGCATCAGGGGCTGGCCGGTGCGGCGGCACGCGCGCGCATTCTGGAACTGCTCGAACAGGTTGGCATTCAGGACGCCGAAAGCCGGATCGGGAGCTATCCGCACCAACTTTCCGGCGGGCAACGCCAGCGCGTGATGATTGCCATGGCGCTTGCCAATGAACCCGATGTTCTGATCGCGGATGAGCCGACAACGGCGCTGGATGTAACGATTCAGGCGCAGATTCTCGATCTGCTCAAGGACCTCAAGGACCGCTTGGGCATGGGGCTGTTGTTCATTACCCATGATCTGGGCATCGTGCGGCGCATCGCGGATCGGGTCTGTGTGATGCAAAAGGGTGAAATCGTCGAAACTGGCTCGACACGCGAAATTTTCGACAACCCGCAGCACCCCTATACAAAAAAACTCCTTGGGGCCGAACCATCCGGCGCGCCCGCCCCCATCGCCGCAGATGCCGAGATCATCGCGAAAACCGATAACCTCAAGATTTGGTTTCCCATCCAAGCGGGGTTGCTGCGCCGTACTGTCGGCCACGTCAAAGCCGTCAATGACGCGAGCCTGACCGTGCGGGCGGGTGAAACCATCGGGATTGTGGGCGAAAGCGGGTCTGGAAAAACCACGCTGGCGCTGGCGATTATGCGGTTGATCGCGTCTGAGGGGCAGATCGAATTCATGGGGCAGGACGTGCGCCAATGGTCCACGCGGCAATTGCGCGGATTGCGCAAGGATATGCAGATCGTATTTCAGGACCCCTTTGGCAGCCTCAGCCCTCGGATGACCTGTGCGCAGATTATTTCCGAAGGGTTGAGCATCCATAAGGTCGACGCCGACCGCGATGAGCGTGATCTTGTCCGTGAAGTCATGGTCGAGGTGGGCCTTGATCCGGCGACGATGGACCGTTACCCGCATGAATTTTCGGGGGGACAGCGTCAGCGGATCGCGATTGCGCGCGCGATGGTCTTGCGTCCGCGACTTTTGGTGCTGGATGAGCCGACATCTGCGCTGGATATGACCGTGCAGGTACAGATCGTGGATCTTTTGCGTAATTTGCAGAAGAAATACGGGCTCGCCTATATTTTCATCAGCCATGACCTGAACGTCGTGCGGGCGATGTCACATCAGGTGATGGTGATGAAGCGGGGCGATGTTGTGGAAACCGGCGATGTTGATGCGATCTTTGACAGGCCCGCTCATGAATACACGCGCACCTTGCTTCATGCGACGGCCTGA
- a CDS encoding ABC transporter permease translates to MVLSPLNQRRWRNFTRNRRAYWSLWIFAVLFGLSLMAEFIAYDKPILVQYRGNYYTPIWNFYPETEFGGDFQTEAVYRDPEVKCLIETGGLDMCFDDPEGYFEDAQDGVVDGETIEKGWAIWPLIPYSFDTAVDRPGAAPLPPNAQNLLGTDGTKRDVLARVIHGFRLSILFTLLVTGAASLIGIIAGAVQGFFGGKTDLIFQRVIEIWSSTPSLYVIIIMFAILGRSFWLLVILLVLFSWTSLVGVVRAEFLRARNLEYVRAARALGVGNVTIMFRHMLPNAMVAMLTMLPFIITGTISTLAILDFLGFGLPSSAPSLGELTLQAKQNLQAPWLAFTAFFTFAIMLSLLVFIFEGIRDAFDPRKTFS, encoded by the coding sequence ATGGTGCTCTCACCCCTCAACCAACGCCGTTGGCGCAATTTCACCCGAAACCGGCGGGCCTATTGGTCGCTTTGGATATTTGCAGTGCTGTTCGGGTTGTCCCTCATGGCCGAATTCATTGCCTATGATAAACCGATCCTGGTGCAATATCGCGGGAATTATTACACGCCGATCTGGAATTTCTATCCCGAAACCGAATTTGGCGGCGATTTCCAGACCGAAGCGGTTTACCGTGACCCGGAGGTGAAATGTCTGATCGAGACCGGCGGGTTGGACATGTGTTTTGATGACCCGGAAGGGTATTTCGAGGACGCACAGGATGGTGTTGTTGACGGCGAAACCATCGAAAAAGGCTGGGCAATCTGGCCGCTCATCCCCTATTCCTTCGATACTGCGGTGGACCGGCCCGGTGCCGCGCCGCTGCCGCCGAATGCCCAAAACCTGCTGGGCACGGATGGTACCAAACGCGACGTTCTGGCGCGTGTGATTCACGGTTTCCGGCTGTCCATTCTGTTCACGCTGCTTGTGACCGGTGCCGCCAGCCTGATCGGTATCATCGCAGGGGCGGTACAGGGCTTTTTCGGCGGTAAAACCGACCTCATTTTTCAACGTGTGATCGAGATCTGGTCCTCAACGCCGTCGCTTTATGTGATCATCATCATGTTTGCCATTCTGGGACGAAGCTTCTGGTTGCTGGTCATCTTGCTGGTGCTGTTCAGCTGGACCTCATTGGTGGGTGTGGTGCGCGCCGAATTCCTGCGGGCGCGTAACCTTGAATATGTGCGGGCCGCACGCGCGCTGGGGGTGGGCAACGTTACGATCATGTTCCGCCATATGTTGCCCAATGCTATGGTGGCGATGTTGACCATGCTGCCTTTCATCATCACCGGCACGATTTCGACCTTGGCGATTCTGGATTTTCTGGGCTTTGGTCTGCCATCTTCGGCACCGTCGCTGGGCGAATTGACATTGCAAGCCAAGCAGAACCTGCAAGCGCCCTGGCTCGCCTTCACGGCCTTTTTCACCTTTGCGATCATGTTGTCGCTCTTGGTGTTCATCTTCGAGGGTATCCGCGATGCTTTCGATCCAAGAAAGACTTTTTCATGA
- a CDS encoding microcin C ABC transporter permease YejB, whose amino-acid sequence MGAYIVRRLLLIIPTLLGIMLINFALVQFVPGGPVEQAIARAQGGGDVFGGFAGAGTDAGNSELPSNDSQYIGARGLPPEFIAQLEKEFGFDKPPVERFLNMIWNYMRFDFGESYFRSISVIDLIKEKLPVSITLGLWSTLIAYLVSIPLGIRKAVRDGTSFDTWTSGLIIAAYAIPGFLFAILLLVLFAGGSYFQIFPLRGLTSDNFDQLSPLAKVGDYFWHIALPVLASTISAFATLTLLTKNSFLDEIKKQYVITARAKGLSERGVLYGHVFRNAMLIVIAGFPAVFIGVFFGGSLIIETIFSLDGLGRLGFEAAVARDYPIVFGTLFIFGLIGLVVGILSDLMYVLVDPRIDFERREG is encoded by the coding sequence GTGGGCGCCTATATTGTCAGACGGCTTTTGCTGATCATCCCGACCCTGCTGGGGATCATGCTGATCAACTTTGCGCTGGTGCAATTTGTCCCCGGTGGCCCGGTGGAACAGGCGATTGCGCGTGCGCAGGGGGGCGGCGATGTTTTCGGCGGATTTGCGGGGGCGGGAACGGACGCGGGCAATTCCGAACTGCCCAGCAATGACAGCCAATACATCGGGGCGCGTGGCCTGCCGCCGGAATTCATCGCGCAGTTGGAAAAGGAATTCGGTTTCGACAAGCCGCCCGTTGAACGATTCCTGAACATGATCTGGAACTACATGCGGTTTGATTTCGGCGAGAGCTATTTCCGCTCGATCTCCGTAATTGACCTGATCAAGGAGAAATTACCGGTGTCGATCACACTGGGGCTGTGGTCCACGCTGATCGCCTATCTGGTGTCGATCCCGCTGGGGATTCGCAAGGCGGTGCGCGATGGCACAAGCTTTGATACCTGGACCTCCGGGCTGATCATCGCGGCCTATGCCATTCCCGGTTTCCTCTTTGCCATTCTGCTGCTGGTACTTTTTGCAGGGGGGTCGTATTTCCAGATCTTCCCGTTGCGCGGCCTGACCTCTGATAATTTCGACCAGCTCAGCCCGCTTGCCAAGGTCGGCGATTATTTCTGGCACATCGCTTTGCCAGTGCTGGCCTCAACGATTTCGGCTTTCGCGACGCTGACCTTGCTGACGAAAAACAGCTTCCTAGATGAGATCAAGAAACAATATGTGATCACCGCGCGCGCCAAAGGTCTGTCCGAACGCGGCGTTCTCTATGGCCATGTTTTCCGCAATGCGATGCTGATCGTCATCGCGGGTTTCCCGGCCGTATTCATAGGGGTTTTCTTTGGCGGCTCCCTGATCATCGAGACGATTTTTAGCCTGGACGGTTTGGGCCGCCTTGGTTTTGAGGCTGCGGTCGCGCGGGATTACCCGATCGTGTTTGGTACGCTTTTCATCTTTGGCCTGATCGGCCTGGTGGTCGGGATCCTTTCCGATCTGATGTATGTGCTGGTCGATCCGCGCATTGATTTTGAGCGGAGGGAGGGCTGA
- a CDS encoding extracellular solute-binding protein, producing the protein MMSFLIGVFAAGSVWSEEETIVSHGYSFYGDLTYPADYPHFDYVNPDAPKGGEISFSALGTFDSMNPYTRKGRGGALSTIMFESLLGEGTGGTTAPADVYAEYYGLVAERLEYDVDRNWVIFYMRPEARFSDGTPLTAYDVEFSQKLILEQGLQSYADAVSKRITDIEVIDDHTIKYSFTPGISRRSLIEVVGGMSIWSKAWYEETGARLDESRLETSPGSGPYMIDTIDVNRRIVYKRNPDYWGNDLPFNVGRNNFDIIRVEYFGDENAAFEAFKAGEYTFRTEGNSRQWASAYDFPKVNNGQIVKKELPDGAPPTPTGFVFNLGRDIFKDRRVREAVALGFNFEWTNESLQFGLFKPRASFTQDTELMAVGKPEGAELAFLQSLGDLVPDEMLTAEARMPHTSSANRLLDRRNLRQAMKLLDEAGWAVDANGKRRNADGQPLEITFLLNSAGSSTLRAVVENFLSNLQAMGIDTVLEAVDASQYTSRERDRDYDLVFDQYIPFLSTGGGLQQFYGSEAAAFSVFNPAGLASPLVDEIIEASQRMETKEETDVTLMALDRALRYEFFMIPAWYNDSFWVAYYDKFEHPDVIPTYALGQLDFWWYNQDKADALRSAGALR; encoded by the coding sequence ATGATGAGCTTTCTCATCGGCGTTTTTGCGGCGGGCAGCGTCTGGAGTGAAGAGGAAACAATCGTCAGCCACGGATATTCCTTTTACGGCGATCTTACCTATCCCGCCGATTACCCGCATTTCGATTACGTGAACCCTGATGCGCCCAAGGGGGGGGAAATCTCTTTTTCGGCGCTGGGAACATTTGATTCGATGAACCCCTATACGCGAAAAGGTCGGGGCGGCGCGCTGAGCACGATCATGTTTGAGAGCCTGTTGGGTGAGGGGACAGGAGGGACGACCGCGCCCGCCGATGTATATGCCGAATATTATGGGCTTGTGGCCGAACGGCTTGAGTATGACGTGGACCGGAATTGGGTCATTTTCTACATGCGCCCGGAGGCGCGCTTCTCGGATGGCACGCCCCTCACAGCCTATGACGTGGAATTCAGCCAGAAGCTGATCCTGGAGCAAGGGCTGCAATCCTACGCCGATGCCGTCAGCAAGCGCATTACCGATATCGAGGTGATCGACGATCACACGATCAAATATTCCTTCACGCCCGGTATTTCCCGCCGCAGCCTGATCGAAGTCGTTGGCGGTATGTCGATCTGGTCCAAAGCCTGGTACGAAGAAACCGGCGCGCGGCTGGATGAAAGCCGGCTTGAAACATCGCCGGGCTCGGGTCCCTATATGATCGACACGATCGATGTGAACCGCCGGATCGTTTACAAACGCAATCCCGACTATTGGGGTAATGATCTGCCTTTCAATGTCGGGCGGAATAACTTCGATATCATCCGGGTTGAATATTTCGGGGATGAAAACGCCGCTTTTGAGGCCTTCAAGGCGGGGGAATACACGTTTCGAACGGAAGGAAATTCGCGCCAGTGGGCTTCCGCTTATGACTTCCCAAAAGTGAACAACGGGCAGATCGTCAAAAAGGAATTGCCCGATGGCGCGCCCCCGACGCCGACTGGGTTCGTGTTCAATCTGGGCCGTGATATCTTCAAGGATCGCCGCGTCCGGGAAGCCGTTGCTTTGGGGTTCAACTTTGAATGGACCAATGAATCGCTTCAGTTCGGCCTGTTCAAGCCCCGCGCCTCTTTCACCCAGGATACGGAGCTGATGGCCGTCGGGAAACCGGAGGGTGCGGAGCTGGCGTTCCTGCAATCTCTGGGCGATCTGGTGCCTGATGAGATGTTGACCGCCGAGGCGCGTATGCCCCACACCTCCAGCGCGAACAGGCTTCTGGACCGGCGCAATCTGCGCCAGGCCATGAAGCTGCTGGATGAGGCCGGATGGGCAGTGGACGCAAATGGCAAACGACGCAATGCCGATGGCCAACCGCTTGAAATTACCTTCCTGCTCAATTCGGCAGGCTCCTCCACGCTGCGCGCTGTTGTTGAGAATTTCCTGTCGAATCTGCAGGCGATGGGCATCGACACCGTGCTGGAGGCCGTGGACGCGTCGCAATACACCAGCCGCGAGCGGGATCGCGATTACGATTTGGTCTTTGATCAATATATTCCCTTCCTGAGTACCGGCGGCGGGCTGCAACAGTTTTATGGCTCCGAGGCGGCCGCGTTCTCAGTCTTTAATCCTGCTGGCCTGGCCAGTCCTTTGGTCGATGAAATCATCGAAGCTTCGCAACGGATGGAGACCAAGGAAGAGACCGATGTGACCCTCATGGCGCTGGACCGTGCGCTGCGCTATGAGTTTTTCATGATCCCGGCCTGGTACAATGACAGTTTCTGGGTGGCGTATTACGATAAATTTGAACACCCTGATGTCATCCCCACATACGCATTGGGGCAATTGGATTTCTGGTGGTATAATCAAGACAAGGCGGATGCTTTGCGATCTGCCGGGGCGTTGAGGTAA
- a CDS encoding cytochrome c family protein, with protein sequence MLDTMTFTKLAGGICGALLVLLLGKWMAEELYHTESHGEAAYVIEVDDGEEVAEVEEVDFATVLASASAEDGSKVFRKCSACHKLVQGENGVGPYLYGVVDRDKGSVDGFSYSDTLASMEGDWTAENLNGFLEKPSSYAPGTSMSFAGLKKVEERADLIAYLASLDD encoded by the coding sequence ATGCTCGACACAATGACCTTTACCAAATTGGCCGGTGGCATCTGCGGTGCCTTGCTTGTTTTACTGCTTGGCAAGTGGATGGCAGAAGAGCTTTATCACACGGAGTCCCACGGCGAAGCGGCATATGTCATCGAAGTGGACGATGGTGAAGAAGTGGCCGAAGTTGAAGAAGTGGACTTTGCAACCGTTCTGGCATCCGCCAGCGCGGAAGACGGGTCAAAGGTTTTCCGCAAGTGCTCTGCTTGCCACAAGCTGGTACAGGGTGAAAACGGCGTCGGCCCATATCTGTACGGCGTCGTGGATCGCGACAAGGGCTCGGTAGACGGTTTCAGCTATTCGGACACACTGGCGTCCATGGAAGGCGATTGGACCGCCGAAAACTTGAACGGTTTCCTGGAAAAACCATCCTCTTACGCACCCGGAACGTCAATGAGCTTTGCGGGTCTGAAGAAAGTCGAGGAGCGTGCAGACTTGATCGCCTATTTGGCCAGTCTCGACGACTAG
- a CDS encoding prephenate dehydratase, producing the protein MSLPYAARIAFQGELGAYSHEACRVARPDMTPVPCRTFEDAIDAVRSGQAELAMLPVENSTYGRVADIHSLLPKSGLNIIEEAFVRVHINLLGLPGTTIKDIKSAMSHTVLLGQCKSFLAQHGIARITGADTAGSAKDVAAQGDPSMAALASELAGDIYGLDLLARHIEDQGNNTTRFLLMSPQADTSRRGDHGMITSFVFEVRNIPAALYKAMGGFATNGINMTKLESYMVGGSFTATQFYADIEGHPDDPDVARALEELDYFTNMIEILGVYPADPGRK; encoded by the coding sequence ATGAGCCTCCCATATGCTGCCCGTATCGCGTTTCAGGGTGAACTCGGTGCGTATAGTCACGAGGCCTGCCGCGTGGCCCGCCCAGACATGACACCGGTGCCTTGCCGCACTTTTGAGGACGCCATTGATGCCGTGCGCTCGGGCCAGGCCGAACTCGCCATGCTGCCGGTGGAAAATTCAACCTACGGGCGCGTCGCAGACATCCATTCGCTGCTGCCTAAATCCGGCCTCAACATCATCGAAGAGGCTTTCGTAAGGGTCCACATCAACCTTCTGGGGCTGCCCGGCACCACCATCAAAGATATCAAATCCGCCATGAGCCACACGGTTCTGCTGGGACAGTGCAAGAGTTTTCTGGCACAGCATGGTATCGCGCGCATCACCGGCGCGGATACGGCAGGCTCGGCCAAGGACGTCGCAGCGCAGGGCGACCCGAGCATGGCCGCATTGGCCAGCGAATTGGCGGGCGACATCTACGGCCTCGACCTGCTGGCGCGTCATATTGAGGATCAGGGCAATAATACCACGCGCTTCCTGTTGATGTCGCCGCAGGCGGATACATCGCGGCGCGGCGATCATGGCATGATCACCAGCTTTGTTTTTGAGGTCCGCAATATTCCGGCCGCGCTTTATAAGGCGATGGGCGGTTTTGCGACCAACGGGATCAACATGACCAAGCTGGAAAGCTACATGGTTGGCGGGTCTTTCACGGCGACGCAGTTTTATGCCGACATCGAGGGTCACCCCGATGATCCAGATGTCGCGCGCGCGCTGGAAGAATTGGATTATTTCACCAATATGATTGAAATTCTTGGCGTTTATCCTGCTGATCCCGGTCGCAAGTAG